Part of the Citrus sinensis cultivar Valencia sweet orange chromosome 2, DVS_A1.0, whole genome shotgun sequence genome, CTCCTATACACTGATACTCTACCCAAAACAGAAAAAAGGGTCTGCATCTATCTAATGTTtgtattttgaagaaaaagaagtgaGAATTGAGGTATGCAAATCGCAGTATTGCCACTGCTGTGGAAAACATGCACTTgtgaattatattaaaatctaGGCAAGTGAGGTGACTCAAAGTTCAAGACTTTGTAGtgattttgtgtgtgtgtgtgcgtgtgttgCTTCTTTGacttaaaaaaggaaaaggcgAAAAAACACTCACTTCTATTACAGATTGGTGGTACTATTAGCTAGTAGCTAGTATTACTCCACGTTCTGTTTTCAGTAGCAGAAGAACAGGTCTccttttggtttttatttttagaatctcTCTCTATCTATTTTTCGGTGTATGAATGGAAAGGTAACCAGAGAAAAGCCAAAGAAGTAGATTTCTTTGCCCTTATGCGTGGTAAAGTGGGCGTACGATTTGCATAAGCGAGAAGGAGAAACACTTgcataaaatgaaatgatCTGATCCCAATAGATATACTTGTTCCAAAACAAGCATGTACGTCAAAATGTTATTGGATGGCTGAACAACTGATATGGTGCACCCATCCCACGTTATTTATCTCATCTAGAAGATGAAGTTGCCTTGCCTGCCTGCCTCTTATCCTAAAAGTGGGTCTTACTCACAAGACCTCTGTGATAGCAGATTTAAGATGACCGTAGAAGGTAGCAAAAGTTTGAAAGCTACTGAAAGAAACATCAGATGATAGATCTTGTACAAAAGCTACTACTAGAAAGTAGAAACCCTACCACTTACTGCACTCGAAGAGCCATCGCCACTAGTCCCAAGGCGAGTAAACGATAAAGGTGAAGAGAACGGTGGGAATTGCTCCAGGTGActgtaaatttaattaatttacggTTAACATACTTGAAATTCTGGGAAACACGTGGGAACAAATATGCACCTTTGACATTGAAAAAGGTACATAATTGTATTAAGAACCAAATTGTCCTCTTGGAACTCTCATTTTTGGACATACACATGTGCTCTTTTCAGAAACCAACAGTAGAGCAAGGCCCACAGTTTGTTGGGAAATTTGCTCTCGCGGCAGTAAACAGATATTGGAAAACCTAAAATCAAGCCCATTGTAACAAAAGTAGTAAAACCAGGCCataatttacaacaaaatcaATTGCACAACAGCAAATGGGTAGTAAAAATCCTTTATGCTGATTGTTGAGGCAATGTAGTTTTAGGAGCAATTCAAACAACAGCCTCAAACCAGTTGAAAGGTAAGAGTATAGATCCCTGGTGGGCAAACTGCAGAAAGGTAAGAGAATAGATCCCTGGTGGGCAAGACACCAAGGAGACAATCAAATGATAGGCAATgttgatggaaaaaaaaaattcgccATTATTAACAGCAAAGTAGAATATGActtgaaaaagttaataaatgtTACAAGAagattctttcaaaaaaaaaaatgttacaagATAATGTATCTACTCACTGCGACTATATGACAAGCAACCACTACCTTTCACCAATCACTACAACAAAAGAACCGGGTCCCCAACATATGAAGCTAATATCTTGCACAAACAATTTTAAGATTCTTGGGGTGCCTCAAATCTCGTTGGTGTGTCAATGCCCATCATACAGCAAAGGCCtgatactaaaattaaaaggagAACAATTCCCTGAAAAATCATGCAAGAAGCAACAACATGAGAGGACTGTATAACTGTAATGATGTGAATAAGTGAAATAGTAAAAgagcgggggggggggggggggagcgCGGGATGATCGGTGGAACAATCACAATAGCAAATTGATATTACAGCGTTTTCCCCACACCAAcccaaaaattttttaacccaaaagtaaaaaggaaaaaccatTGAGCAAACACAGTCTCGCATTAAGAGGATATACAATGAAAAGCATACCTACTTCCTCCAGTTCCGTTGAAAAGGCTTGAAAAATGCACATATTTACTAATGTAAAAGAGCCTCAACTGATTGCAAAGGACTAGCAAAATAGGCCACTAGTTTCCTAAGATCAAATTCCTCAAAGGAGGTCCTAACTTTTTAAGGACAAACTAGTCATGGTTTATCTGATACAATTACCATTGAGACCATCACTTTTCACTTAATGCAGTATACAGAACTGGAAAAGAAGGTATATGCTCTCCATGTACAAGGAAAATTCAATTACTCTTTTACTATGAAGAAAAGACCCATTGAGAACAATCGAACAAAATAAGTTAGGTGTGTTCTTGATATGAAAAAAGAATGCGAGTGCACGTTGGGGAGGGTTTGGTTGGAAGGAAAATAGCTTGAAATAAAAGCAATCCCTGGGAGACTTCAACAGACACTACATAAGAGATATTGACACTAAAATAGTAATGACGCTTTTAGAAAACAGATATTCACTCGTGCATGGGTCGAATAGAATGTAAGTGGAAAGATGTACtcagttaaaagaaaaaaaaataaaaaaatcgaaCTGCAAGTTCTTAAATTGCAGATAAAAGAAAGGACAAAAACAGAAACTTACAACTAAGATTCCCTCGAAAAGAGATGACTTAAATTGGCAAACTTCATCGCACCCTGTGTTATTGGCTGACTTGTTCCCCGCAACACTTTCAGCAAGAAACCTCTCTAGCTCCTGGTGAGAAGGATACTGAACGGACCTAACAGGATCAGAAACATAAAGAACTGTATACTTTGCCCCGGACTTCTCCACAGAATCAATAAGCTCAGAGATGACTTCACCTGCATGTATAAACCAGGGGTGAACCCAAGATCTTTGATTACCCCAGgctaaattataaatttattgtatatGTTTGTGTGAATGTCGGTGTATATAAAAGGGTGAAAAATACATACATCAAGTAATGCGATGTTAAGAACCTCTctctaaatatatttaataaaatagtttGCTAACTccaataaaaatgattaataatagattttaaagGTCTCAATGCAAAAGTAACTTAAAATTAgtatttcagttattttagTAGAAATTGATTTAGGGACATACTTGAGGGAAAATTAAAGACtcaatttttatacaaaaatcataaaaatttaagggggtttaaattttttttttgtggctGGACCGGCCTATAGTAAGTCCGCCACTGTGTATAATCCATaaccattaaaataaatatttctcaaatCGATATGACTTTAATGAAAAGGTGTAAAATATTTCATCCTCCAGCAATTATGTAATTACTTACTTTCAGGACGTGGTTGCTTAGGTTGTTTCATAGATTGAGTGTCTCCGTAGCAGACAACAATCAGATCAGCCTGGCCCTTTAAACTCTTTTCTGCTCTCAAACGCAGATGATCCTGAACATTATTcacaagaaaatttaataaaaagtctAATAACAATGAGAAAAAATGCATCAGATCCTCACATAGCCTATCAAATTCCATACTGCAATATCAAAGATAGCTTACATGGACCGAGTGTAAATCTGCAAgcttcaaaaaattttcacCCTCAACAGTACAAGACTCCGAAAATGCAACATTAGCGACTTTAAAATCATCCACACAAGCTTCTGTAAACTCGGAAAACAATGAACTCTCCATTGTCTCCTCCCCAGCTGAAACAATGTATGGAAATGCCAtggaaaaatttgattttgtaaacGAGACCTGTCAAACAGCACAGAACGCTAAGGCTACCAAAAAGCAGAAACTTGAACATTAATTCCCAAATAAGATGTTCTCGCTACAGACAATGAATTCAGGTTGCCTCTAGTTACCTTAAGCGTATCTACCAAAGCTAGGTCAGCATGTTTGTTCCCAGAAATATGAGACGATTGCAACTATAGATTTCAAAAGAAACATCATCAGCATCCAAAACATATAACACTAGCACAAGAATTGCAGTGTGTTACAATGACAGTGGTTCAATAACTTAAACGTATTGGTTCCATGGAGAACTGCCAAAATCACGTTATTTCAAGATAAAGGCACAAGACTGTCCAGAGAAGAGGTTGTCACGGGATCATTTACTATTGCTACTTTAgttaacaaataacaaatgctaaattaataagaaattcaGCATCAACCATTAAT contains:
- the LOC102629623 gene encoding uncharacterized protein LOC102629623 yields the protein MMNSYVVIRLLLLEVLSAIAFASPSTVPAFLWSTHHQKISSNNALNYQTLSPKDLAKAVLTQGGWADLLCSGRQSPQSVDVALVFVGRELQSSHISGNKHADLALVDTLKVSFTKSNFSMAFPYIVSAGEETMESSLFSEFTEACVDDFKVANVAFSESCTVEGENFLKLADLHSVHDHLRLRAEKSLKGQADLIVVCYGDTQSMKQPKQPRPESEVISELIDSVEKSGAKYTVLYVSDPVRSVQYPSHQELERFLAESVAGNKSANNTGCDEVCQFKSSLFEGILVGIVLLLILVSGLCCMMGIDTPTRFEAPQES